The genomic window CATTACCTTCTTGGTCATGTTCTTTGTCTTCGGCTGCCTCCTTGTCTGGGTCAGAGTCGGTGGACAAAGTCGTGCCACCGAGATTGAGGACAGAGGTGGCCATTTTGGAAAGCCCCTGATAGTGTGGGTGAGCAGTGGCAGACACGGAATGGAGTCTGCTGTCCGGGTCAGTTCTAGAAGGCTCCGCCCCAGTGCTActgtacccctcctcctcttctgggGGGCTCTCTGTGTCGGACTCGCCTTCCTCCTCTAGGGTCAGCTCAAACTGGAATTTGTCTCCGATGGAAGATCCACCCCCTCCGGAACCCACGGCTCCCCCAGGCAGGCCCACCTTGTCCTGGGCCTCGGGGGTAGGCGAGGGGCTGTGGGGGATCATGCTCTGGTACCACTCGCGGTTGTCCTCTAGCGTGTCTAGGATCTCCTGGGCGTCGGGATGGACCAGGTCGGCCCACGTCTCCCACAGAGGGTGAACGATGTAGTCTATGAAGCCCACCTGGTGGGGAAGAGGAATATATTCATTGACATATTTGCCAGAGGCAGACCTTTATCCCGAAACAGACAGCGTATGTCTCTATGCATGTGTACATAGTTtgtatctgtgtctctgtgcttgtgtgtgtcgTAACCGCACCTGGTTCTTCTCGATGGAGGCGTTGTGTTTGTCACACATGGGGCTGATCTCCATGCctttgtccctctccctgtccccctgggTGAAGAACTCCACCATGATGCGGTCGGTCCACTGGCGGTACAGCTCCAGGGGCTTGGTGGGGTTACTGAGGTCAGCACAGTGAACCATGTTCTGGAGGACCTGGAGAAACCCAAAACCCACTTCTTATTGAGCATTGAGGAATGAAACGGCCGTAGAATCATATCAGTCAATCAATCCAATCTATTTTGTAAAGCCCTTTTTAcgtcagcagttgtcacaaagtgcttatacagcaACACAGCCCCCCAAAAaacccaaagagcaagcaatgcagatgtagaagcacggtggctaggaaaaactccctagaaagacaggaacctagagaggaaccaggatcCGAGGTGTAGCCCAGTCCATTTCTGgatgtgctgggtggagattttGAGAGTACAAGGCCATTAAGGCCAaatcgttcttcaagatgttcaaaagtTCATAGATGACCATAAGGGTCAAATAACAATCACAGTGAGGGTGCAACaaatcagcacctcaggagtaaatgtcttTTGGCTTCTCATatccgagcattcagaggtcgagacagcaggtgcagtaaTATGTTCCCAATGGTTCAGTTGGTAGGAGCATGGTTCTGTCAGTTTAGTTAAATGTTTTGGGGTTCAATTCCTGAATATGCCAAATACACTGAATGAATGGGTTAATTGTAAGAGGCTTGGGATGAAAGTGTCAGCCAAAATGGCCATATTATCATCCAATTCACGTCAGTTATGCTGAATACGAATCCCTGCTAAGAGAATGAATGGGATTCTTTCTGAGCCTAACCTGGATGCGATCTCCATAGTTGTCCAGCAGCAGCACTCCAGAGCTGGTCACTTTCTTGGTCTCCACCATGGTCTTCAGGTCCGCCAGCAGGTTCATGTGTTTGGACATGTCTGTGGCTAACACCATGTCTATGACCATCTTGCGTAGGGACTGTCTCTGTTTCTTGCTGAGGTTCTGGAAGATGTCACAGTTGTTCTCCTGCAGCAGCTTGAAGCCCACAGCCAGGTGGTGGTTCTCCAGGACGGACACGTCATTATACATCAGGGCCAGCTCTGAGTCTGAAcggacacacaggagagaatggAACAGTGTTggacagacaaagacagatatatatacgcacacacacgaaGAGAGATATTCTACAGCGGGGGGTCTCAAACTGGTGGCGTGCGGGCCAGATGTGGCCCGTGAATTGATTTTCATGTGGACACACAAAGGATTCCAATATTTGAAACATCTACATCCTAGTGCCCCATGTGAACTCACTGGTGTTGATGAGGAACTGATTGGACACCCCCGGATGGTCCACATCATGTATAGCACTGGCAAACAAAGCAGCCAAAATCTCCAAGTCAGTGAACACAgcctgcagagatgggagaaacaCAGGGATGTTAATGAAGGTAAATACCGTATGTGTATGGGACTCATACATAGACTTAACAACAATACGGTATTAAAAATACAGTATTGTCAGTTTCTAGCTAAAAAGTTGTATTGTATTGACGTACCTCCAGGGCGGGGGTGGAGAGAAGGACGTGGGTGGACTGGACCACGTCTGCAGCATGGATGTTGTTGTGGTAGGCCACGTCGTGGTGGTAGTGGTCCTCCAGGGTCATCATGAAGGTGATGAAGGTGTCTGCAGGGATCTTGAAGGACTTCCGCAGCTCTCGCTCCTATAGAGGAAACATAGAAGGGGGAAAAAACGAAATTGTCATCATTAGAGAGAGACTACTTAATTAGAGATCATTCTATGTAGAGAAATGTCATTTGAATCACATGAAACACACTTTCTATCCTTCAAGACAACAGTGACATCATCTAAGTTTCCCAAACAGTATCTTTGTGGACGCAGATGGATGACATACCTGGAAAATGGAATACATCGCCACCGTCAGTGGACGATTCGCAGAATATTCAGATATTTTGAAAATATCCACACCCCATTGGTTTATCTCTTCCAACTCCTGCCAGATGGAAAAACATTTCAGTTAGAAAGAACAACAGATCCTTTACCCCCAAAATGTGCTGGGGGCTACTAGATCCTGTTATAAGTGACAACTTGTGACAGAACAGAACCCTAAAAGGGAGGTATGTTCTAGTTAAATCGTCAGAAAATAAGGGTTGTGTAGACTACCTTGGCAAGGAGGCTCTCCTGACTGGAAGGGACCCCGAAGCGGGGAATGCTGGAAGGGGCTACACTGGGGATCAGGATAGGCTTCTTTACCCCCACGATCTGGGACATGGGGCGCTTCTTCTTGTCCGTCTTCTCCTTGGTGGGCGGAGACATGATCTCCATGTCGTGTTGCTTTTCTGTGGTACGGACAGACACGGCGCGTTATTACACATTGACACCGTGACAACCATAGGTTCAGAATGGTTGTCTATTGAAACTAGGGCTGGTGCCACTTTACATTGAGTTGAAGTGCCACAGATGTCATGTGGTTACATGGAATTATATTGTAATGGTGTAATGACATGTCACTATACCATACATATACATTAGTAACTATTAGGTCCACATAACAGGTCTCTACTAGCACAGTCAGTGAAGGCTTGTGGtgggggggatagagagtgagaggtacCTAGGAAGGTGCTGGAGATGAACTCTGACACCTGGTTCCCTGATCTGCTGGTCTCTGATAGCTGAGTAAGCTCCCTGTTCAGCATCCTCTTGAACTGGGGAGACAAACCACAACACACTGCATCACTCTGACTGTACCAATATACTTTCTACTGTAGATAGTGGACATACACATGGTAGGCACCTGTACAGTACACAATGAGACATTTAGTAGTATGCAGTAAATGGTGTGTCACTTGCCGTCCAACCACAGCTGAAataatacactcttagaaaaaaaggtgctatctagaacctaaaattgGTTCTCTGgctttccccataggagaaccctttgaagatccctttttggttccataaGAACTTCTTCCACAGAGGGCTCTACGCGGAACCCAAAaggattctcctatggggacacctgaagaacccttttggaacactGTAGTGCAGTAATACCACTTCACATACAGCGGTAACCTTTTCTGAGTATGTCCTTCTGCACGATTATGTAGCTGGCATTAACTTTTCTACTGAAGTGGATGAGAATAACACCATTGTCTTTCTGAGATGCAGTGTTCTCTTCTCTATAAatatacactatttatacaaaagtatgtggacaccccttcaaattagtggattctgactatttcagccacacccgttgctgaaaggtgaataaaatcgagcacacaaccatgcaatctccatagacaaacataggcagtagaatggccttactgaagagctcagtgactttcaacgtgacaccgtcataggatgccacctttccaacaagtctatttgtcaaatttctgccctgctgactcggtcaactgtaagtgttgttattgttacgtggaaacgtctaggagcaacaacggctcagccgtgaatggtaggccacacaagctcacaggactgccgagtgctgaagcgcgtagcgtgtaaacatcgtctgtcctcggttgcaacactcatcaccaagttccaaactgcctctggaagcaacgtcagcagacaatgacattctagatgattctgtgcttccaactttgtggcaacagtttggggaaggccctttcctgtttcagcatgacaatgcccccgtgcacaaaacgaggtccatacagaaatggtttgtcaagatcggtgtggaaaaacttgactggcctgcacacagccctgtcctcaaccccatcaaatgGGATTAATAGGatcgccaactgcgagccaggacCAATCGCCTAACATtattgcccgacctcactaatactcttgtggctgaatggaagcaagttcccgcagcaatgttccaacatcaagtggaaagccttcccagaagagtggaggctgttgtaccatcaatgggggaccaactccatattaatgcccatgattctgGAATATAtattccagcactttggatttgaaatgatgcaATGACGATGAGGTTAATTTGAGAGTATTTTCATCTATATCGGTTGAAGTgcttagaaattacagcactttttgtgtACACAGTCCCCCCCCATTGTGTcagtttggagtcacttttattgtaaataagattagaatatgtttctaaataaTTCTACATTCatatggatgctaccatgatgagtgagaaagttagactcACAAATATCATAACCCCAAGATATGCTAACTTCTCACCATttacaataacatgggaggttagcatttttgagGGGGTGTGATATTTGTGATTCTGTAACTTTcttactcatcattattcacgattcattcaggactatccataatcatggtagcatccacatttaatgtagaagtgttcagaaacatattcaattcttatttacaattaaagtcaatccaaaatgacacaatacattatttaccattaatttctattgggcaaagTTGTACTACTTTAACAGGCTTAGAaatgaatttgtcccaatactttaggtcccctaaaatggagggactatgtacaaaaagtgctgtaatttctaaacagttcacccGATATAGAcaaaaataccctcaaatgaatgttgacagtctgcactttaacctcagtcattgtaccatttcaaatccaaagtgctggagtacagagccaaaacaacacaacatgtgtcgctgtcccaatacttttgtcgCTCACTTTATATGGGTCATTCTACAGAAGTGGTACAAATTGGGGGTTGGAAGAAAATTAAAAAAATCCCATTTGTATAGTAGTTTTCCCAAACTTTCAGCACACATCTTCCAACATATGTCAGGTAGACATATAGAGTATAATCGAGGGCTTTGTACTGTATTCATTTAACAATATATTTGCTATTGGATTAAATTAGAACATACCATGATGTAAATAAATGTTTGGAGATTtaacattttcttttttttttaaatagctttTTTGAGATGGGACTACAATTTGCACCACTTCTGTAGAATCAACCATATGTGAGACACGCACACTtcttgcacaaacacacacaaagataaAGGGACACATCTGCATGCACATACATGAATGGACGTTATGGACTCACTCTACGCTCACGCACTcctggatgcacacacacactcatacacacgcccacacacacacacacacacacacacacacacacacacacacacacacacacacacacacacacacacacacacacacacacacacacacacacacacacacacacacacacacacacacacacacacacacacacgctgcaaaTACAGCATCACTTCCCAACTAACTGCAAAGAACTCTGCAAACAAGGACACCTGTACTACATATTCATTCACCGAGAAACACGTGTATCTcatcccagcccagcccatctTACCTCAATGTACATCCTCAACACAAAAAACAAGTAATTGACTTCGGGCATTTCAGCACCAAATAAATCATGGAGTAGAAAGAAATGAATTAAAGACCAGATTCCTTCCTCTAGCTACTGTACTGTGTATACGGTCCCTGGTACTGTACAAGCAGAACACACTCCGTGCTCCTGTCCTGCTTGCCTGAACTCCTCAATTCCACTGCAAGCAGACAGTCCACAAGAAAGCCTTTTTCCCACACGCTACAGGAATGGGCAAAGATAAAGAGTTTGCTCGCAAAAGGCAGCGCGAAAGCCAGGCTGAGGATGCGGGGTGCTGGGGAGCATGGCCGAGAAACgactcctgcctctctccctcaacAGCACAATTCTGCCTGCTCTGTGTGTAAACTCCCAACTCCAACCTCCCCCAACCCCCTTCCATATTGCCCTAAGGAAGGAGCCGATCGGTGGCCTGCTGCATCAGAGGctgggacagggggacagagctCATTGGCCCAtggtagaggagacaggtgggggcTGGTTGGGTTGGAGGCGGGGGGTTGAGGCTGCACCATATGCACCAAGTTTGAAGATGATGTGAGGGAGCCCGATGCCTTGAATGGCTGAGGTATTTATTTTACATATATATGAACGCATGGATGCGATGCTAGTACTGACATGATGACGCTATGAGGAAAGAGAAAATCCTCATAGGAAAATGGGAGAAGGGGATGATTTGGCATGATATGCAACACACTGTAGTATCATTATCATATTATACATGTAAAAATCCCAGATATTTGCAGAAAGCAGAGTAGAAAATACATTATTTTAGAAGAAGATAGAAGATATTTTCAGAAATCCATTGCACATTATACACTGAACTaaaataaatgcaacaatttcaaaggttttactgatttacagttcatataaattaatatggccctaatctatggatttcacatgactgggaatacagttgcatttgttggtcacatatacctttaaaaaaagggagggggcgtggatcagaaaaccagtccgtatttggtgtgaccaccatttgccccatgcagcgtgacacatctccttcgcatagagttgattaggctgttgattgtggcctgtggaatgttgtcccactcctcttcagtggctgttgctggatattggcatgaactggaacacgctgttgtacacgtcgacccagagcatctcaaacatgctcaatgggtgaaatGTCTGGTGTGTATGAaggccatgaaagaactgggacattttcagcgtccaggaattgtgtacagatccttgcgacatgggatcgttatcatgctgaaacatgaggtgatggtggtggatgaatggcacaacaatgggcctcaggatctcgtcacggtatctctgtgcattcaaattgccattgataaaatgcaattgtgttggttgtctgtagtttatgcctgc from Oncorhynchus masou masou isolate Uvic2021 chromosome 3, UVic_Omas_1.1, whole genome shotgun sequence includes these protein-coding regions:
- the pde4ca gene encoding 3',5'-cyclic-AMP phosphodiesterase 4D isoform X2, whose product is MTDAMSEACSESSEEEQSEEQSEEVSVSRLPVIQLKPRSPGTSPKMSPRDSPRGSPRNSPLLFRKLLMNRSISLQRRFTLAHTPSFDVDNGLSVGRSPLDPQTSPGSGLVLQANYAHSQRRESFLYRSDSDFDLSPKAPSRNSSTASELEESLKHWEVNWLSRHGEDMIVTPFAQVLASLRTVRSNFAVLTHQQDRQPSKRTGSNPPSMCKTTLAGVTEEPFQQLAVETLDELDWCLEQLETLKTRHSVSEMASNKFKRMLNRELTQLSETSRSGNQVSEFISSTFLEKQHDMEIMSPPTKEKTDKKKRPMSQIVGVKKPILIPSVAPSSIPRFGVPSSQESLLAKELEEINQWGVDIFKISEYSANRPLTVAMYSIFQERELRKSFKIPADTFITFMMTLEDHYHHDVAYHNNIHAADVVQSTHVLLSTPALEAVFTDLEILAALFASAIHDVDHPGVSNQFLINTNSELALMYNDVSVLENHHLAVGFKLLQENNCDIFQNLSKKQRQSLRKMVIDMVLATDMSKHMNLLADLKTMVETKKVTSSGVLLLDNYGDRIQVLQNMVHCADLSNPTKPLELYRQWTDRIMVEFFTQGDRERDKGMEISPMCDKHNASIEKNQVGFIDYIVHPLWETWADLVHPDAQEILDTLEDNREWYQSMIPHSPSPTPEAQDKVGLPGGAVGSGGGGSSIGDKFQFELTLEEEGESDTESPPEEEEGYSSTGAEPSRTDPDSRLHSVSATAHPHYQGLSKMATSVLNLGGTTLSTDSDPDKEAAEDKEHDQEGNAGVRRFRLA
- the pde4ca gene encoding 3',5'-cyclic-AMP phosphodiesterase 4D isoform X4 yields the protein MTDAMSEACSESSEEEQSEEQSEEVSVSRLPVIQLKPRSPGTSPKMSPRDSPRGSPRNSPLLFRKLLMNRSISLQRRFTLAHTPSFDVDNGLSVGRSPLDPQTSPGSGLVLQANYAHSQRRESFLYRSDSDFDLSPKAPSRNSSTASELEESLKHWEVNWLSRHGEDMIVTPFAQVLASLRTVRSNFAVLTHQQDRQPSKRTGSNPPSMCKTTLAGVTEEPFQQLAVETLDELDWCLEQLETLKTRHSVSEMASNKFKRMLNRELTQLSETSRSGNQVSEFISSTFLEKQHDMEIMSPPTKEKTDKKKRPMSQIVGVKKPILIPSVAPSSIPRFGVPSSQESLLAKELEEINQWGVDIFKISEYSANRPLTVAMYSIFQERELRKSFKIPADTFITFMMTLEDHYHHDVAYHNNIHAADVVQSTHVLLSTPALEAVFTDLEILAALFASAIHDVDHPGVSNQFLINTNSELALMYNDVSVLENHHLAVGFKLLQENNCDIFQNLSKKQRQSLRKMVIDMVLATDMSKHMNLLADLKTMVETKKVTSSGVLLLDNYGDRIQVLQNMVHCADLSNPTKPLELYRQWTDRIMVEFFTQGDRERDKGMEISPMCDKHNASIEKNQVGFIDYIVHPLWETWADLVHPDAQEILDTLEDNREWYQSMIPHSPSPTPEAQDKVGLPGGAVGSGGGGSSIGDKFQFELTLEEEGESDTESPPEEEEGYSSTGAEPSRTDPDSRLHSVSATAHPHYQGLSKMATSVLNLGGTTLSTDSDPDKEAAEDKEHDQEA